DNA from Dehalococcoidia bacterium:
ACTCATGTCTTCAGGCATCCGCAGCCTCGCCTTTGCCCGGACTCGCAAGCTGGTGGAACTGATCTACATGTATGTCAGAAATCAACTGGCAGCCAGAAGTCCCGAACTGGCCCATCTGATCAAGCCCTATCGCGCCGGATATCTGGCTGAGGATCGCAGGGAGATCGAACGTAGGCTTTTTCAGGGTGAGCTCCTGGGTGTAGTCGCCACCAATGCCCTGGAACTGGGAGTGGATATCGGCCGCCTTGACGCGACCCTCCTCACCGGATATCCCGGGAGCATCGCCAGCACCTGGCAACAAGCGGGGAGAAGCGGCCGGAGCGGGGAACAGTCGCTGAGCATCATGGTCGGCTCGGATAACCCACTGGACCAGTACATCATGCGCCACCCGGACGCCCTTTTCGAAAAGGGGTTCGAACACGCACTGATCGCCCCTTCCAATCCGCATATACTCAAACCGCATCTTCTCTGCGCTGCCTGGGAATTCCCATTGAGCGACTCGGATCGCAAATACTTCGGTGACTTTGCGGGAGCGCGGGGGGAACTGGTATCGGAAAGGCTGCTCCGAATGCAAGGCAAACGCTGGTATCCCGCAGCTTCCGTTGTCTATCCGGCGCAGGATATCAACATTCGTTCCACCTCATCAGTCAACTACTCTCTGGTAGATATCACCACCGGGCAGATGCTGGAAACAGTAGAATCGGCAACGGCATTCTTTCAGATTCACCCCGGAGCGATCCATCTCCATCAAGGCCAGCCCTATCTGATCACCAAACTCAATCTTATATCTCGCGTCGCCTGCGCCCAACCCTCGGACGGCCACTACTACACTCAGACAAAAGAACTGACCGATCTCACTATCGTCAGGACTGATGCCGAAAAAAGCATCGGTCAAGTCAACATCTTTACGGGCGAAGTGGAAGTTTCTACCACGGTAATCGGATTCAAGAAGAAGCGGGTCTACACTGAGGAGATCATCGGGGAGGAACCTCTGGATTTGCCGACACAGTCATTCCGCACAGTGGCTTTCTGGTTCGATCTCCCGAAGGGGATTGAGAAGGAACTGAATCAAAAGGGGCTCGACTTCGCTGGCGGGATTCACGCAGCTGAACATGCGGCTATTGCCATGCTTCCTCTCTTTGCATTATGCGACCGCAATGACATCGGAGGCGTTTCCACTCCCCTCCACCCCGATACGGGCAAACCTCAGATATTCATTTATGACGCTCACCCCGGCGGAGTTGGGATCGCCGAGAAGGGATTCGAGCTTGCCAGAGAACTCTGGCAAGAGACCCGAAAGCTTGTCACAGAATGCCCCTGCGAAGAAGGCTGCCCCAGCTGTATCCAATCGCCAAAATGCGGCAACAATAATCAGCCTCTGGATAAAAAGGCAGCCCGGATAATCTTTGAAAGGTTACTGCAAATTCAACCGTTTTCCTTGC
Protein-coding regions in this window:
- a CDS encoding DEAD/DEAH box helicase — protein: MDTAAFLDHLTSLPSYEDQIVHREHISPRKAQHEQLVLPLHPSLESALKARGLLPLYRHQTAAVEGTLSGKNIIVSTPSASGKTLCYNLPVLNSILEQEATRAIYLFPTKALAQDQLRSLNELTSAVKMKIKKATFDGDTPSNVRAEIRRSAQILLSNPDMVHLSILPNHRLWMNFLGQLKYIVIDEAHVYRGVFGSHVANVIRRLKRICAHYGSNPQFVLCSATIANPKEHAESLTGSPFEAITEDGGPFGGREFVFWNPPLIDLAKTTRRSASSESTHLLTELMSSGIRSLAFARTRKLVELIYMYVRNQLAARSPELAHLIKPYRAGYLAEDRREIERRLFQGELLGVVATNALELGVDIGRLDATLLTGYPGSIASTWQQAGRSGRSGEQSLSIMVGSDNPLDQYIMRHPDALFEKGFEHALIAPSNPHILKPHLLCAAWEFPLSDSDRKYFGDFAGARGELVSERLLRMQGKRWYPAASVVYPAQDINIRSTSSVNYSLVDITTGQMLETVESATAFFQIHPGAIHLHQGQPYLITKLNLISRVACAQPSDGHYYTQTKELTDLTIVRTDAEKSIGQVNIFTGEVEVSTTVIGFKKKRVYTEEIIGEEPLDLPTQSFRTVAFWFDLPKGIEKELNQKGLDFAGGIHAAEHAAIAMLPLFALCDRNDIGGVSTPLHPDTGKPQIFIYDAHPGGVGIAEKGFELARELWQETRKLVTECPCEEGCPSCIQSPKCGNNNQPLDKKAARIIFERLLQIQPFSLHASGQC